A genomic stretch from Streptomyces sp. QL37 includes:
- a CDS encoding PLP-dependent cysteine synthase family protein codes for MDTSEHTPGGGVMETVDVDRSDRDYRAWLKEAVRKVQADANRSADTHLLRFPLPEHWGIDLYLKDESTHPTGSLKHRLARSLFLYGLCNGWIRRGKPVIEASSGSTAVSEAYFAKLIGVPFVAVMPRTTSPEKCRLIEFHGGQCHFVDDSRRLYEESAALAAETGGHYMDQFTYAERATDWRGNNNIAESIYQQLRLERYPEPAWIVATAGTGGTSATIGRYVRYMQHDTRICVPDPENSCFFDGWTRHDQLATSDCGSRIEGIGRPRMEPSFVPGAIDRMMKVPDAASVAAVRVLERAIGRKAGGSTGTGLWSAFKLVAEMVERGNTGSVVTLFCDPGDRYLDKYYSDDWLSGQGLDIRPYTETIDHFLATGTWPA; via the coding sequence ATGGACACCAGTGAGCACACACCTGGCGGTGGCGTCATGGAGACCGTCGACGTCGACCGGAGCGACCGGGACTACCGGGCCTGGCTCAAGGAAGCGGTGCGCAAGGTCCAGGCGGACGCCAACCGTTCGGCGGACACCCACCTCCTGCGCTTCCCGCTGCCGGAGCACTGGGGCATCGACCTCTACCTCAAGGACGAGTCGACGCACCCGACGGGCAGCCTCAAGCACCGGCTGGCCCGCTCCCTCTTCCTCTACGGACTCTGCAACGGCTGGATCCGCCGCGGCAAACCCGTCATCGAGGCCTCCAGCGGCTCGACGGCCGTCTCGGAGGCGTACTTCGCGAAGCTGATCGGTGTGCCGTTCGTCGCCGTCATGCCCCGGACCACCAGCCCGGAGAAGTGCCGCCTGATCGAATTCCACGGCGGGCAGTGCCACTTCGTCGACGACTCCCGCCGGCTGTACGAGGAGTCGGCGGCCCTCGCGGCCGAGACCGGCGGCCACTACATGGACCAGTTCACCTACGCCGAGCGCGCCACCGACTGGCGGGGCAACAACAACATTGCCGAGTCCATCTACCAGCAGCTGAGGCTGGAGCGGTATCCCGAACCCGCCTGGATCGTCGCCACCGCCGGCACCGGCGGGACCTCCGCGACCATCGGGCGCTACGTCCGCTACATGCAGCACGACACACGGATCTGCGTGCCGGACCCGGAGAACTCCTGCTTCTTCGACGGATGGACCCGGCACGACCAGCTGGCGACCAGCGACTGCGGCTCACGCATCGAGGGCATCGGCAGACCCCGGATGGAGCCGAGCTTCGTGCCCGGAGCCATCGACCGCATGATGAAGGTGCCCGACGCGGCCAGCGTCGCCGCCGTGCGGGTGCTGGAGCGCGCCATCGGCCGCAAGGCGGGCGGATCGACCGGCACCGGGCTGTGGAGTGCCTTCAAGCTGGTGGCCGAGATGGTGGAGAGGGGAAACACCGGCAGCGTCGTCACTCTCTTCTGCGACCCGGGCGACCGCTATCTCGACAAGTACTACTCGGACGACTGGCTGAGCGGCCAGGGCCTGGACATCCGGCCGTACACGGAGACGATCGACCACTTCCTGGCCACCGGCACCTGGCCCGCCTGA
- a CDS encoding PP2C family protein-serine/threonine phosphatase: MGVRQSIHGLRHGTGRTRAFVAVPFALIATVTVVDIVVPPEVHLGPFLVAAPALTASFAGPRLTAFVGAVAVLAQAVVALARTSITDLNHMYQIAALFLISAIVTFFAHLRERHAAEMVQLRTVAEAAQRSVLRPLPGRSGPLRLASVYLAAEEGAQLGGDLYATARTHRGTRVIIGDVRGKGLDAISGAAGVLGAFRALARQEDHLPGLVARLESSVAAQQIDSLTEAEDPDDDQHVAEAFVTAAVLDLPDAVQELRLVSCGHPPPLLLRAGRVENLDATEPAPPLGVGPLTAGGHTEDVFAFRAGDVLLLYTDGVTEARNGSGVFYPLAERVASWPGVGPETLLERVCADLLRHAGGRLGDDAALVAVERLPGSR; encoded by the coding sequence ATGGGTGTGCGGCAATCGATACACGGACTCCGGCACGGTACGGGGCGGACCCGGGCCTTCGTCGCGGTGCCCTTCGCCCTGATCGCCACCGTGACCGTGGTCGACATCGTCGTTCCGCCCGAGGTGCACCTCGGGCCGTTCCTCGTGGCGGCCCCGGCGCTCACCGCGTCGTTCGCCGGTCCGCGCCTGACCGCGTTCGTCGGTGCGGTGGCGGTGCTGGCCCAGGCGGTGGTGGCCCTGGCGCGCACCAGCATCACCGATCTCAACCACATGTACCAGATCGCCGCTCTCTTCCTGATCTCGGCGATCGTCACGTTCTTCGCCCACCTGCGGGAGCGCCACGCGGCGGAGATGGTGCAGTTGCGCACCGTGGCCGAGGCGGCCCAGCGGAGTGTGCTCCGGCCCCTGCCCGGCCGCAGTGGCCCGCTGCGCCTCGCCTCGGTCTATCTGGCGGCCGAGGAGGGCGCCCAGCTCGGCGGTGATCTGTACGCGACCGCGCGCACGCACCGGGGAACCCGGGTGATCATCGGTGACGTCCGCGGCAAGGGCCTCGACGCCATCAGCGGCGCCGCCGGCGTGCTCGGCGCCTTCCGTGCCCTGGCCCGCCAGGAGGACCATCTGCCCGGTCTGGTCGCCCGGCTCGAGTCGAGTGTGGCCGCCCAGCAGATCGACTCCCTGACCGAGGCGGAGGATCCGGACGATGACCAGCACGTCGCCGAGGCTTTCGTCACCGCGGCCGTGCTCGACCTCCCGGACGCGGTGCAGGAGCTCCGTCTCGTCAGCTGCGGTCATCCGCCGCCCCTGCTCCTGCGGGCGGGCCGGGTGGAGAACCTCGACGCGACGGAGCCCGCTCCGCCCCTCGGGGTCGGTCCGCTGACCGCCGGGGGCCACACCGAGGACGTGTTCGCCTTCCGGGCCGGTGACGTGCTGCTGCTGTACACGGACGGGGTCACGGAGGCGCGGAACGGCTCGGGAGTCTTCTACCCGCTTGCCGAGCGGGTGGCCTCATGGCCGGGTGTGGGTCCCGAGACTCTGCTGGAGCGGGTCTGCGCCGATCTGCTGCGCCACGCGGGCGGTCGCCTGGGCGACGACGCGGCCCTCGTCGCGGTGGAGCGGCTTCCGGGTTCGCGGTGA
- a CDS encoding SRPBCC family protein, producing the protein MAVFRIERFTPLPAAEAWRRVTDWERHGGTVPFTSVTVPAGVPTGAGTVFVARTGVGPLGFDDPMEVVRWTPPAAGRAGLCRLEKRGSLVRGRASIDVCPTGSGSHVIWVEELRVRLLPRWTDPLLAGAGRRVFGRVLGTLLDD; encoded by the coding sequence GTGGCCGTATTCCGCATCGAGCGCTTCACTCCCCTCCCCGCCGCCGAGGCGTGGCGACGGGTGACCGACTGGGAGCGGCACGGCGGGACCGTTCCGTTCACGTCGGTCACCGTCCCCGCGGGCGTGCCCACCGGGGCCGGGACGGTCTTCGTGGCCCGTACCGGCGTGGGGCCGCTGGGTTTCGACGATCCGATGGAAGTGGTGCGGTGGACCCCGCCGGCCGCCGGCCGGGCGGGGCTGTGCCGGCTGGAGAAGCGGGGTTCGCTGGTGCGCGGCCGGGCGTCGATCGACGTATGCCCGACCGGTTCGGGCTCGCATGTGATCTGGGTCGAGGAGCTGCGTGTGAGGCTGCTGCCCCGCTGGACGGATCCGCTGCTGGCCGGGGCGGGCCGGCGGGTCTTCGGCCGGGTGCTCGGCACTCTGCTCGACGACTGA
- a CDS encoding DeoR/GlpR family DNA-binding transcription regulator, with translation MSENQNLLAEQRRALILDDVRKRGGVRVNELTRKLSVSDMTIRRDLDALARQGVIEKVHGGAVPVVEASTHEPGFEAKSTLELSAKEDIARTAAGMASPGSAIALSGGTTTFALARHLLDVPGLTVVTNSVRVADVFHGAQRPTAAGGARAGAATVVLTGGVRTPSDSLVGPVADRAIGSLHFDVLFLGVHGISVEAGLSTPNLAEAETNRRFVRAARRVVVVADHTKWGTVGLSSFAALDEVDAFVTDAGLPDPVRQEIEEHLPGLVVAGGPADE, from the coding sequence TTGAGCGAGAATCAGAACCTGCTCGCGGAGCAGCGGCGTGCGCTCATTCTGGACGACGTGCGCAAGCGCGGCGGGGTCAGGGTCAACGAGCTGACCCGCAAGCTGAGCGTCTCCGACATGACCATCCGCCGGGACCTGGACGCGCTTGCGCGCCAGGGAGTCATCGAGAAGGTCCACGGCGGAGCCGTGCCGGTCGTCGAGGCGAGCACGCACGAGCCCGGTTTCGAGGCCAAGTCGACCCTGGAGCTCAGCGCCAAGGAGGACATCGCGCGCACGGCGGCCGGGATGGCGTCGCCCGGCAGCGCGATCGCACTCTCCGGCGGTACGACCACGTTCGCGCTGGCCAGGCATCTCCTGGACGTACCGGGCCTGACCGTGGTGACGAATTCGGTGCGGGTCGCCGATGTGTTCCACGGTGCGCAGCGGCCGACGGCGGCGGGCGGTGCGCGGGCCGGTGCGGCCACGGTGGTGCTGACCGGCGGGGTGCGCACGCCTTCGGACTCGCTCGTCGGGCCGGTCGCGGACCGCGCGATCGGCTCGCTCCATTTCGACGTCCTGTTCCTCGGTGTGCACGGGATCTCGGTCGAGGCCGGTCTCTCCACGCCCAATCTCGCGGAGGCCGAGACGAACCGCCGCTTCGTGCGGGCGGCCAGGCGTGTCGTCGTGGTCGCCGATCACACCAAGTGGGGCACGGTGGGCCTGAGTTCGTTCGCGGCGCTCGACGAGGTCGATGCCTTCGTCACGGACGCGGGTCTGCCGGACCCGGTCAGGCAGGAGATCGAGGAGCACCTGCCGGGCCTGGTGGTGGCGGGCGGACCGGCGGACGAGTAG